A window of the Spirochaetota bacterium genome harbors these coding sequences:
- a CDS encoding SMP-30/gluconolactonase/LRE family protein, translated as MKKPLIAAAIIFIVLAAYLTLWPVPADPVIWSAPTAPGYTGAHAVNEKLANLKMIPLGKEEGPEHIALARDGRLYATVASGNIIRMNQDGSAQEVFANTDGRVLGFDFDAAGNLIAADAVKGLLSISPDRKITLLADKAGSDPIRYADAVVVAVNEKIFLSDASMRFAPAEWGGTFEASILDIIEQSCTGRILEYDPATKKTRIVAKGFSFANGIALSADGQWLFVNETGKYRVWKISVRAASLDIAQQSPLASVLLENLPGYPDNLMRGLDGKIWLGFAKPRNPTVDKLAGNPFMRKLTLRLPRAMWPVPKAYGHVIAFMEDGKIVADMQDPAGAYPETTSVTETRDRLYIQSLHAKGIGWMAK; from the coding sequence ATGAAGAAACCACTTATCGCGGCCGCTATTATATTCATCGTTTTAGCAGCCTACCTTACCCTTTGGCCTGTCCCCGCGGATCCCGTAATCTGGAGCGCGCCGACAGCGCCCGGCTACACCGGGGCACATGCGGTGAATGAAAAACTGGCCAATCTGAAAATGATTCCGCTGGGAAAAGAGGAAGGCCCCGAACACATCGCGCTTGCCAGGGACGGCAGGCTCTACGCCACCGTGGCGAGCGGCAACATAATAAGAATGAACCAGGACGGAAGCGCCCAGGAGGTCTTCGCCAACACCGACGGAAGGGTGCTCGGGTTTGATTTTGACGCGGCCGGGAACCTCATCGCCGCCGACGCGGTCAAGGGCCTGCTTTCAATAAGCCCCGACAGGAAGATCACCCTTCTCGCCGACAAGGCGGGCTCTGACCCCATTCGCTACGCGGACGCGGTCGTGGTCGCCGTAAACGAAAAGATTTTCCTGAGCGACGCCTCGATGCGTTTCGCCCCGGCCGAGTGGGGCGGTACCTTCGAGGCCAGCATCCTGGACATCATTGAGCAGTCGTGCACCGGGCGCATCCTGGAATACGACCCCGCGACGAAGAAGACCCGCATCGTCGCAAAGGGCTTCAGCTTCGCCAACGGCATCGCCCTGAGCGCGGACGGGCAGTGGCTCTTCGTCAACGAGACGGGGAAGTACCGGGTGTGGAAGATATCAGTCCGGGCCGCGAGCCTCGACATCGCGCAGCAAAGCCCCCTGGCGAGCGTCCTCCTGGAAAACCTGCCCGGTTATCCGGATAACCTCATGCGCGGCCTGGACGGCAAAATCTGGCTGGGATTCGCGAAGCCCCGGAACCCCACCGTGGACAAGCTGGCCGGGAACCCGTTCATGAGAAAGCTTACCCTGCGCCTGCCGCGCGCGATGTGGCCGGTGCCGAAGGCTTACGGGCACGTGATCGCCTTCATGGAGGACGGAAAGATCGTCGCCGATATGCAGGACCCCGCGGGGGCATATCCGGAGACCACATCGGTAACCGAGACGCGCGACCGGCTCTACATCCAGAGCCTGCACGCGAAGGGGATCGGCTGGATGGCGAAGTGA
- a CDS encoding CTP synthase: MTDKKTRFIFVTGGVCSSLGKGISTASLGLLLEGHGYRVSAVKMDPYINIDPGTMSPYQHGEVYVTEDGAETDLDLGYYERFTSANLTKRNSVSTGQIYFAVIERERRGDYLGRTVQVIPHITNEIKKRIYDVAADDDLDFLLIEIGGTVGDIESVPFLEAIRQIRQELGSRRVLNVHLTLVPTITVAGESKTKPTQHSVKELMQIGIIPDMLLCRSGKVLSEDMRGKIALFCNVTERNVISAIDIKSSIYEIPYMLHNNGYDEIVLEHFGMEKNHLNIAEWDRFFHAFQNPTRKVHIAVVGKYISLQDAYRSIYEALLHGAVANEAELVITRIDSEDIEKKQKAGLKSLFQKIDGILVPGGFGNRGIEGKIMAIGHARKENIPFFGICLGLQLAVVEFGRNVCGLENANSSEFDPTSPHTVISLLEEQEIIEKMGGTMRLGAYECQLREGTRVRAIYNRESVMERHRHRFEFTLKYREIYEKNGMVFGGTHPKTGLVETIEVPTHPWFVGTQFHPEFKSKPTSPHPLFKAFIKAAVEAGKGK, from the coding sequence ATGACTGATAAAAAAACGCGATTTATTTTCGTGACGGGCGGTGTTTGTTCGTCGCTCGGAAAGGGCATTTCGACCGCTTCCCTGGGATTGCTCCTGGAGGGTCACGGATATCGCGTCTCGGCGGTGAAGATGGACCCTTACATCAATATCGATCCCGGGACCATGAGCCCTTACCAGCACGGCGAGGTGTACGTGACCGAGGACGGGGCCGAGACCGACCTGGATTTAGGATACTACGAGCGGTTCACCAGCGCGAATCTCACCAAGAGAAACTCCGTGAGCACGGGTCAGATATACTTCGCGGTGATCGAGCGCGAGCGCCGCGGAGACTACCTGGGGCGCACGGTGCAGGTGATACCGCACATCACCAACGAGATAAAAAAGCGCATCTACGACGTCGCGGCCGATGACGACCTTGACTTCCTTCTCATCGAGATCGGCGGAACGGTGGGCGACATCGAGTCCGTCCCCTTCCTTGAGGCGATACGCCAGATACGCCAGGAGCTGGGAAGCCGCAGGGTGCTCAACGTGCACCTCACGCTGGTTCCCACCATCACCGTCGCGGGGGAGTCGAAGACCAAGCCCACCCAGCACTCGGTGAAGGAGCTCATGCAGATAGGGATCATCCCGGACATGCTGCTCTGCCGCTCCGGCAAGGTGCTTTCGGAGGACATGCGCGGCAAGATCGCGCTCTTCTGCAACGTAACGGAGCGCAACGTCATATCGGCGATCGACATCAAGAGCTCAATCTACGAGATTCCCTACATGCTCCATAACAACGGTTACGACGAGATCGTGCTGGAGCACTTCGGCATGGAGAAGAACCACCTTAACATCGCGGAATGGGACAGGTTTTTTCACGCGTTCCAGAACCCCACGCGCAAGGTGCACATCGCGGTCGTGGGGAAATATATTTCCCTGCAAGATGCCTATCGGTCCATATACGAGGCGCTCCTGCATGGCGCGGTGGCGAACGAGGCGGAGCTGGTCATCACCCGCATAGATTCGGAGGACATCGAGAAGAAGCAGAAGGCGGGGCTCAAGAGCCTCTTCCAGAAGATAGACGGCATACTCGTGCCCGGCGGATTCGGGAACCGCGGCATCGAGGGCAAGATCATGGCGATAGGGCACGCGCGGAAGGAGAATATCCCGTTCTTTGGAATTTGCCTGGGCCTGCAGCTTGCGGTGGTGGAGTTCGGGCGCAACGTCTGCGGGCTGGAAAACGCGAACAGCTCGGAGTTCGACCCCACCTCCCCGCACACGGTCATATCGCTCCTGGAGGAGCAGGAGATCATCGAGAAGATGGGCGGCACCATGCGCCTGGGCGCCTACGAGTGCCAGTTGCGCGAGGGGACGAGGGTCCGCGCCATCTACAACCGCGAATCGGTCATGGAGCGCCACCGCCACCGCTTCGAGTTCACGCTCAAGTACAGGGAAATTTACGAGAAGAACGGGATGGTGTTTGGCGGTACGCACCCGAAGACCGGCCTTGTAGAAACCATCGAGGTTCCCACCCACCCGTGGTTCGTGGGCACGCAATTTCACCCGGAGTTCAAGTCGAAGCCGACCAGCCCGCACCCGCTCTTCAAGGCCTTCATCAAGGCCGCGGTCGAGGCGGGGAAGGGGAAATAA
- a CDS encoding PilZ domain-containing protein, whose translation MTEKRKFERHQCFVKIEFEYWEGNPETIDVELSVPMHGKGAMLDISKGGAFVVTNERLGINMPVRLKVTEGKNRHLLKGSVVRTGLLKNNPSEVAMKYAAVKVKEDAYLAIQFDEVHEEISAERFASGK comes from the coding sequence ATGACAGAAAAGCGGAAATTCGAACGACACCAGTGCTTCGTTAAAATCGAGTTCGAATACTGGGAAGGAAACCCCGAGACGATCGACGTCGAGCTTTCCGTCCCCATGCACGGCAAGGGCGCCATGCTCGATATCAGCAAGGGCGGCGCATTCGTCGTCACCAACGAGCGGCTCGGCATCAACATGCCCGTACGGCTGAAGGTCACCGAGGGCAAGAACAGGCATCTGCTCAAGGGGAGCGTGGTGCGCACGGGACTGCTCAAGAACAACCCTTCCGAGGTCGCGATGAAATACGCGGCTGTCAAGGTAAAGGAGGACGCCTACCTGGCGATCCAGTTTGACGAGGTGCACGAGGAAATCAGCGCGGAGCGGTTCGCATCCGGGAAATGA
- a CDS encoding insulinase family protein → MKKSRIPLSLRGALPCALALFSAMAVPQEARPQAVKPASVAMELSLPPVESFLAGNGMKMFFMRDELPQVTIVLSAGYGRLYENARTAGMAELMAKSVILGGSKKYPGEALHTVVESVGGRIGIEAGWETTVISIRMLARHAGLAFDIVSDLVKNPNFDAKYIGDARGMLIEGVRRKMDSPEAIAFEKVRELIFAGTGYGAVTTEKSLNSITAEEMARAWRIYFRGGNIIAGMSSSIAINDLREMAMGVFGDVMKGEGLPYPADRIKIEGDVRNQAKKIFLVPKAVPQATIVMGTVAPPVGDPRAYALSVMNYILGEGSFNSRLMQEIRVKRGLSYSVQSIMRFRRDLGLFLAFAQTRTDQADQAFDLMLQNVRLMATAPVSGEELDWARSSMIYSYIFDFETPLEVLAQYSMVQYNRLPERYLADYTKMIGAVTKEMVLAGADELLKNGLVRVVVGDESLKGPLSKFGEVVVVQP, encoded by the coding sequence GTGAAAAAATCCCGTATCCCCCTTTCGCTGCGCGGGGCGCTTCCGTGCGCGCTCGCGCTTTTTTCCGCCATGGCCGTGCCCCAGGAGGCCCGTCCCCAGGCCGTTAAGCCCGCGTCCGTGGCGATGGAGCTTTCGCTTCCGCCGGTCGAGTCCTTCCTCGCGGGAAACGGCATGAAAATGTTTTTCATGCGCGACGAGCTTCCTCAAGTGACCATCGTGCTCTCGGCCGGGTACGGGCGGCTTTACGAAAACGCGCGGACCGCGGGAATGGCGGAGCTCATGGCGAAATCGGTGATACTGGGCGGATCGAAAAAGTACCCTGGCGAAGCCCTGCATACCGTGGTCGAATCGGTGGGCGGGAGGATCGGCATCGAGGCCGGATGGGAAACCACGGTGATCTCCATCCGAATGCTCGCCCGGCACGCCGGGCTCGCCTTCGATATCGTATCCGACCTGGTGAAGAATCCCAATTTCGACGCAAAGTATATCGGCGACGCGCGTGGGATGCTCATCGAGGGGGTGCGGCGCAAGATGGACAGCCCCGAGGCCATTGCGTTCGAAAAGGTCCGTGAGCTTATTTTCGCGGGCACGGGTTACGGGGCCGTGACCACGGAGAAGTCGCTCAACTCCATAACCGCCGAGGAGATGGCACGCGCATGGCGCATCTACTTCCGCGGCGGCAATATCATCGCCGGGATGTCCAGCTCGATCGCGATCAATGATCTCAGGGAAATGGCGATGGGCGTCTTCGGAGACGTGATGAAGGGCGAGGGGCTTCCCTACCCGGCCGACAGGATCAAGATCGAGGGCGATGTGCGAAATCAGGCAAAAAAGATTTTCCTGGTTCCCAAGGCCGTTCCCCAGGCGACGATCGTCATGGGTACGGTGGCCCCCCCCGTGGGCGATCCGCGCGCCTACGCGCTCTCCGTGATGAATTACATCCTGGGGGAGGGATCGTTCAACTCAAGGCTCATGCAGGAGATCCGCGTGAAGCGCGGGTTGTCGTACTCGGTGCAGTCCATCATGCGGTTTAGGCGCGACCTGGGCTTGTTTCTCGCCTTCGCGCAGACGCGCACCGACCAGGCCGACCAGGCGTTCGATCTCATGCTCCAGAACGTACGGTTGATGGCGACCGCGCCCGTGAGCGGCGAGGAGCTCGACTGGGCGCGCAGCTCGATGATATATAGTTATATATTCGACTTCGAGACTCCCCTGGAGGTGCTGGCCCAGTACAGCATGGTCCAGTATAACCGCCTCCCCGAACGCTACCTTGCCGACTACACGAAGATGATAGGCGCGGTCACGAAGGAGATGGTGCTCGCGGGCGCCGACGAGCTTTTAAAAAACGGGCTGGTCAGGGTGGTCGTGGGGGACGAGTCGCTGAAAGGTCCTTTGTCGAAATTCGGCGAGGTTGTAGTGGTCCAGCCCTGA
- a CDS encoding insulinase family protein — translation MKMKRWCAACALLAVFLTSVARGADKPEDPLAMLKAGVSYKKLGNGINVIVVNRGYSPTLALITSFRVGSADESYKTIGAAHLLEHMLFKGTDRLGTKDYAREKPLLDQIELIGDSLDKIRMENPGDKRIPGLVNQLKKLQSEASAFVVGSPYDKTYSTNGGVGFNAWTSRDMTAYFIELPSSKLELWAQLESERLRNPVMRDFYLERNAVMEERLMRYDSKGADGLMERFIATAFLAHPYRHPVIGWASSIKYLSVFDVKDFYKTNYIPPRMTITIAGKQNPEETFAMVEKYFGKLEGRDNGGGIPLREPARQGETRVEYRFDANPCLFIGWGKPSFQSPDDIVCDIIAGLLADGKTSRLYRSLVTEKKLAVSVEASADFPGARYDNLFLVEAEPRHPRTAQELEDAIYEEIERLKNEVNEEEIARVVSREEASFIFDLASNKGVARTLNYYQTVYGDWQYALRYLDTVRTVTPARVKEVLTKYFVKENRTVGVLVRASKQKSREPGK, via the coding sequence ATGAAGATGAAGAGATGGTGCGCGGCATGCGCCTTGCTTGCAGTGTTCCTTACGTCGGTAGCGCGGGGCGCCGATAAACCGGAGGATCCCCTCGCGATGCTCAAGGCGGGGGTTTCTTATAAAAAGCTGGGTAACGGGATAAACGTGATCGTGGTGAACCGCGGATACTCTCCCACCCTCGCGCTCATCACCTCGTTTCGCGTGGGCTCCGCCGACGAGAGCTATAAAACCATAGGCGCGGCGCACCTGCTCGAACACATGCTGTTCAAGGGAACCGACCGGCTGGGCACCAAGGACTATGCGCGCGAAAAACCGCTCCTTGACCAGATCGAGCTTATCGGCGATTCGCTCGACAAGATACGCATGGAAAATCCGGGCGACAAGCGCATCCCGGGACTGGTGAACCAGCTCAAGAAACTGCAATCGGAGGCCTCGGCCTTCGTGGTGGGCTCGCCCTACGACAAGACCTATTCGACGAACGGCGGCGTGGGCTTCAACGCGTGGACCTCGCGCGACATGACCGCGTACTTCATAGAGCTCCCCTCGTCGAAGCTCGAGCTCTGGGCCCAGCTCGAAAGCGAGCGGCTGCGCAATCCCGTTATGCGCGATTTCTACCTGGAGCGCAACGCGGTCATGGAGGAGCGCCTCATGCGGTACGATTCGAAAGGCGCGGACGGGCTCATGGAGCGCTTTATCGCCACGGCGTTTCTCGCGCACCCGTATCGGCATCCCGTTATCGGCTGGGCGTCGAGCATCAAGTACCTTTCGGTGTTCGACGTGAAGGATTTCTACAAGACGAATTACATCCCCCCGCGCATGACGATCACCATCGCGGGGAAGCAAAACCCGGAAGAGACGTTCGCGATGGTGGAAAAATATTTCGGGAAACTCGAGGGCAGGGACAACGGGGGCGGCATTCCCCTGCGCGAGCCCGCCCGCCAGGGAGAGACGCGGGTCGAATACCGGTTCGACGCGAATCCCTGCCTGTTCATAGGATGGGGCAAGCCCAGCTTCCAGTCGCCCGACGATATCGTGTGCGATATCATCGCCGGACTCCTCGCCGACGGAAAAACCTCCCGGCTCTACCGCTCGCTCGTGACAGAAAAAAAGCTCGCGGTCTCGGTGGAAGCGTCCGCGGATTTTCCGGGTGCGCGTTACGACAATCTGTTCCTGGTGGAGGCGGAGCCCCGCCACCCGAGGACCGCGCAGGAGCTCGAGGACGCGATCTACGAAGAGATCGAGCGTCTGAAAAACGAGGTGAACGAGGAGGAGATCGCGCGGGTGGTGAGCCGCGAGGAGGCATCCTTCATTTTCGATCTCGCGTCGAACAAGGGAGTCGCCCGCACCCTCAACTATTACCAGACGGTGTACGGGGACTGGCAGTACGCGCTCCGCTATCTCGACACGGTAAGGACGGTCACCCCGGCTCGCGTGAAGGAGGTCCTCACGAAATATTTCGTGAAGGAAAACCGAACCGTGGGCGTGTTGGTGAGAGCCTCGAAACAAAAGTCCAGAGAACCAGGTAAGTGA
- a CDS encoding carbon monoxide dehydrogenase: MGFSIAITGKGGTGKTTLAGLIVSSLVKAEKVPVLAVDADPNSCLDGVLGVESCASVGGVREEARDESAKGALAGIARRDWLELKIAECLVEAEGFDLIAMGRPEGPGCYCYANNVLRDVIAAIAKNYPFMVIDNEAGLENLSRRIVQRVDLLIMVADASRRGIETLARLYELAREMKIEFGKSAAMINRMRGARLPDESRALLSRIPLDTVLYLPENDDLARWGEEGRSLFELPGDNAVVRELRAYLLDHVISGAR; encoded by the coding sequence ATGGGATTTTCGATCGCGATTACCGGGAAGGGGGGGACGGGCAAGACCACGCTCGCGGGACTCATCGTGTCCTCGCTCGTGAAGGCGGAGAAGGTCCCCGTGCTCGCGGTGGACGCCGATCCCAACTCGTGTCTTGACGGCGTGCTGGGCGTAGAGTCATGCGCCTCGGTAGGCGGGGTGCGCGAGGAGGCGCGCGACGAGTCCGCGAAGGGCGCCCTCGCGGGAATCGCCCGGAGGGACTGGCTTGAGCTCAAGATCGCGGAGTGCCTGGTCGAGGCGGAAGGCTTCGACCTCATCGCGATGGGAAGGCCGGAGGGGCCGGGCTGCTACTGCTACGCCAACAACGTGCTCAGGGACGTGATCGCCGCGATTGCAAAAAATTATCCCTTCATGGTCATCGACAACGAGGCGGGGCTTGAAAACCTCTCGCGCCGGATCGTGCAGCGCGTTGACCTCCTCATCATGGTCGCCGACGCCTCGCGGCGCGGCATCGAGACGCTCGCGCGGCTGTACGAGCTCGCGCGGGAGATGAAGATCGAATTCGGAAAAAGCGCCGCGATGATAAACCGCATGCGCGGCGCGCGCCTCCCCGACGAATCCCGGGCCCTGCTTTCGCGCATCCCCCTGGACACGGTACTGTACCTTCCCGAGAACGACGACCTCGCGCGCTGGGGAGAGGAGGGGAGGAGCCTGTTCGAACTGCCGGGGGATAACGCGGTCGTCCGCGAGTTGCGCGCGTACCTGCTCGATCACGTCATTTCCGGCGCACGCTGA